A single Triticum dicoccoides isolate Atlit2015 ecotype Zavitan chromosome 2A, WEW_v2.0, whole genome shotgun sequence DNA region contains:
- the LOC119358946 gene encoding acid phosphatase 1-like: protein MAALTVRQRWLVALLVGLLAAVQVADGAPWFWPPGGDDPGGCLSWRVMVEANNAKFWRAVPAPCVGYVWAYMSWGQYGRDVSSATDQIAAYASQTPAAGDGLDAWVLDIDDTCLSNLPYYQAKQFGAYDPTAFKAWASRGTCPGIPAMVRLFWTLKGGGFRVFLLSGRDEEALGASTAANLAAAGFAGYDRLILRSAAYRGQSSVVFKSAERRRLVEEGYRIRGNVGDQWSDLQGDCAGDRVFKVPNPMYFVP, encoded by the exons ATGGCCGCTCTCACCGTGCGACAGCGGTGGCTTGTGGCCCTCCTCGTCGGCCTCCTCGCCGCGGTCCAGGTGGCTGACGGGGCGCCGTGGTTCTGGCCGCCGGGAGGGGACGACCCCGGCGGCTGCCTGAGCTGGCGGGTGATGGTGGAGGCCAACAACGCCAAGTTCTGGCGCGCGGTGCCGGCGCCCTGCGTCGGCTACGTCTGGGCCTACATGTCCTGGGGCCAGTACGGCCGGGACGTGAGCAGCGCGACGGACCAGATCGCCGCCTACGCCAGCCAGACCCCCGCCGCCGGCGACGGTCTCGACGCCTGGGTCCTCGACATCGACGACACCTGCCTCTCCAACCTGCCCTACTACCAGGCCAAGCAGTTCGG GGCTTACGATCCGACGGCGTTCAAAGCGTGGGCGAGCAGAGGGACGTGCCCGGGGATTCCGGCGATGGTGAGGCTGTTCTGGACGCTCAAAGGGGGAGGCTTCAGGGTTTTTCTTCTCTCCGGGAGAGACGAGGAGGCTCTCGGCGCGTCCACGGCCGCCAACCTCGCCGCAGCCGGTTTCGCCGGGTACGACCGGCTCATCTTGAG gaGCGCGGCGTACCGGGGGCAGAGCTCGGTGGTGTTCAAGTCGGCGGAGCGCCGGCGGCTGGTGGAGGAGGGGTACCGGATCCGCGGCAACGTCGGCGACCAGTGGAGCGACCTGCAGGGCGACTGCGCCGGCGACCGCGTCTTCAAAGTGCCCAACCCCATGTACTTCGTCCCCTGA
- the LOC119353264 gene encoding cytochrome P450 714B1-like, giving the protein MGVAPAVGVAASLCCVGACALALYLYRILWLAPERVRRALRRQGVRGPPPSFPYGNLADMRQAAAAAKRTRDAGDVVHDYRSAVFPFYEKWRNEYGPVFTYSVGNMVFLHASDPAVVRDVCLSVSPDELGKSSYMKVTHHPLFGDGILKSNGDAWARQRKLIAPEFFPEKVKGMVDLMVDSARALVRSWEARVAGTDGGVLELTVDDDLRAYSGDVISRTCFGSSYVKGKRIFAMIRELQKTVSRPNLLAEMTGFRFLPTRSNSEAWRLNRRVRRLILDVVRESGEADGGNNLLNAMLRSGQAEAGVGVAAAEDFVVDNCKNIYFAGYETTAVTAAWCMMLLALHPEWQRRVRDEAREALAGGAAPDLSSLQKMKQLTMVIHETLRLYPAGSVVSRQALRELTLGGVRVPGGVNIYVPVSTVHLDGELWGSDAREFDPERFAARPQLHSYLPFGAGARTCLGQGFAMAELKVLLSLLLFRFEAALSPDYLHSPVLRLTVEPEHGVRLVLRSVRPDGSS; this is encoded by the exons ATGGGGGTGGCGCCGGCGGTGGGCGTGGCGGCGAGCCTGTGCTGCGTAGGGGCGTGCGCCCTGGCGCTCTACCTCTACCGCATCCTCTGGCTGGCGCCGGAGAGGGTCCGCCGCGCGCTGAGGAGGCAGGGGGTCCGCGGGCCGCCGCCGTCCTTTCCCTACGGCAACCTCGCCGACATGaggcaggccgccgccgccgccaaacgGACACGCGACGCCGGCGACGTCGTGCACGACTACCGCTCCGCCGTGTTTCCCTTCTACGAGAAGTGGAGGAACGAGTACG GCCCGGTGTTCACCTACTCCGTGGGCAACATGGTGTTCCTGCACGCCAGCGACCCGGCCGTGGTCCGCGACGTGTGCCTCTCCGTCTCGCCCGACGAGCTCGGCAAGAGCTCCTACATGAAGGTCACGCACCACCCGCTCTTCGGCGACGGCATCCTCAAGTCCAACGGCGACGCCTGGGCACGCCAGCGGAAGCTCATCGCCCCCGAGTTCTTCCCCGAAAAGGTCAAG GGTATGGTGGATCTTATGGTGGACTCGGCGCGGGCGCTGGTGCGGTCGTGGGAAGCCAGGGTGGCCGGGACCGACGGCGGCGTGTTGGAGCTTACGGTCGACGACGACTTGAGGGCCTACTCCGGGGACGTGATCTCCCGGACGTGCTTCGGGAGCAGCTACGTCAAGGGCAAGAGGATCTTCGCCATGATCAGGGAGCTCCAGAAGACGGTGTCCAGGCCGAACCTGCTCGCCGAGATGACCGGGTTCAGGTTCCTGCCCACGAGGAGCAACAGCGAGGCGTGGAGGCTCAACCGGCGCGTGCGGCGGCTCATACTGGACGTCGTGAGGGAGAGCGGCGAGGCAGACGGCGGGAACAACCTGCTCAACGCCATGCTCCGCAGCGGCCAGGCCGAGGCCGGCGTCGGCGTCGCGGCGGCCGAGGACTTCGTCGTCGATAACTGCAAGAACATATACTTCGCCGGGTACGAGACCACGGCCGTGACGGCGGCCTGGTGCATGATGCTCCTGGCGCTCCACCCGGAGTGGCAGCGCCGGGTGAGGGACGAGGCGAGGGAAGCCCTCGCCGGCGGcgccgcgccggacttgtcgtcgctCCAGAAAATGAAGCAGCTGACGATGGTCATCCATGAGACTCTGCGGCTATACCCGGCGGGCTCGGTGGTGTCGCGCCAGGCGCTGCGGGAGCTCACCCTCGGCGGCGTGCGCGTGCCCGGAGGCGTCAACATCTACGTGCCGGTGTCGACGGTGCACCTGGACGGGGAGCTATGGGGCTCCGACGCGCGGGAGTTCGACCCGGAGCGGTTCGCGGCGAGGCCGCAGCTGCACTCGTACCTGCCGTTCGGCGCCGGGGCGCGCACTTGCCTCGGCCAGGGCTTCGCCATGGCCGAGCTCAAGGTGctgctctcgctcctgctcttcagGTTCGAGGCCGCTCTGTCGCCAGACTACCTACACTCGCCGGTGCTTAGGCTCACCGTGGAACCGGAGCACGGCGTGCGGCTCGTGCTGAGGAGCGTCCGCCCCGACGGCTCGTCTTAA